From the genome of Methanofollis sp. UBA420:
CCCGCAGGCCGCAAAGGGACTCTCGACCCCCAGTTCGCGGAGGGCCCGCAGGCCCGGACGGTCTGCCGGGTCGTCGCCCGCATGGGTGCCGTCGACGACATGGGCGTAGCCGTGCTCCTCCGCCCACGCGAGGACCGCCTCCATCATCAGCCTCTTGCAGACATAGCACCGCTCAGCGGTGTTGTGCCTGACCGCGTCGACGGCAAGCATCTCGACCCTGACCGCCGCGTGGGGCACGCCAAGGGAGGCCGCGACCTTCGCCGCAATCCCGGCCTCGGCCGGGGCCGCAAGCCCGGTCTCCACTGTCACCGCCGCCGTCCTGACGCCGGCCCGCGCCGCCGCCGCAAGGAGGACCGCACTGTCGGTCCCGCCCGAGAGGGCGACGACAAGAGGGGCATGCTCACGGAGATAACTGCAGAGGCAGTCGGGAATCATGCCATCTGGTGGGCGCTGATCTCAGATGAAGATTGGGTGGAGACAGTTCAGGCCACCTTCAGATAGCGC
Proteins encoded in this window:
- the larE gene encoding ATP-dependent sacrificial sulfur transferase LarE: MIPDCLCSYLREHAPLVVALSGGTDSAVLLAAAARAGVRTAAVTVETGLAAPAEAGIAAKVAASLGVPHAAVRVEMLAVDAVRHNTAERCYVCKRLMMEAVLAWAEEHGYAHVVDGTHAGDDPADRPGLRALRELGVESPFAACGIGREEIVAMARAFGVPVRPSSSCLATRLPVGEEVTPEKLGLVGEAEAILRERIPGRVRVRVQGRSARVEVPAGHEDEARALIERVRAIGFDDVTIRGV